One window from the genome of Faecalibacterium sp. HTF-F encodes:
- a CDS encoding YebC/PmpR family DNA-binding transcriptional regulator, protein MSGHSKWNNIKRKKEKTDGAKAKVFTKIGREISVAVRTGGPNPASNSKLADLIAKAKRMSVPNDNIQRIIKKAEGGDKTEYEAITYEGYGPGGVAVMVETLTDNRNRTAADLRHYFDKNGGNLGAMGCVGFLFSQKGVIDISLEDKDADEAMMDALDAGAEDFDASEDAAEITTDPENYSAVVKAMEEKGYEILSDDLAMVPMTTTRLTDPDQLKLMGKLLDALEDNDDVQNVWHSLENEEDLPE, encoded by the coding sequence ATGTCTGGACATAGCAAATGGAACAACATTAAGCGCAAGAAGGAAAAGACCGACGGCGCAAAGGCGAAGGTCTTTACCAAGATCGGCCGCGAGATCAGCGTTGCCGTCCGTACCGGCGGCCCGAACCCTGCTTCCAACAGCAAGCTGGCTGACCTGATCGCCAAGGCAAAGCGCATGAGCGTGCCCAACGATAACATCCAGCGCATCATCAAGAAGGCTGAGGGCGGCGATAAGACCGAGTACGAAGCAATCACCTACGAAGGCTACGGCCCCGGCGGCGTTGCTGTCATGGTCGAGACCCTGACCGACAACCGCAACCGTACCGCTGCCGATCTGCGTCATTACTTCGATAAGAACGGCGGCAATCTGGGTGCTATGGGCTGCGTGGGCTTCCTGTTCAGCCAGAAGGGTGTCATTGATATCTCTCTGGAAGATAAGGATGCCGACGAGGCTATGATGGATGCTTTGGATGCCGGTGCCGAGGACTTCGACGCCAGCGAGGATGCAGCTGAGATCACCACCGACCCCGAGAACTACTCTGCCGTGGTCAAGGCCATGGAGGAGAAGGGCTACGAGATCCTGTCCGACGATCTGGCTATGGTGCCCATGACCACCACCCGCCTGACCGACCCCGATCAGCTGAAGCTGATGGGCAAGCTGCTGGATGCACTGGAAGACAATGATGACGTCCAGAACGTCTGGCACAGCCTGGAGAACGAAGAGGACCTGCCGGAATAA
- a CDS encoding RsmB/NOP family class I SAM-dependent RNA methyltransferase: MPTEYFEQRERALLGERFDALYAAPQETAERGVTVSALRTTPEQFAAKADFSLEASPFCKAAFVVHQPDFKPGRHPYHHAGVFYSQEPSASSAAPLLGVRPGMRVLDMCAAPGGKSSQLAAALQGRGVLVSNEYVAARADILKSNLERMGVSNAVVLNESPARIADALPEFFDRVLVDAPCSGEGMFRKEPVARQQHCEALVKQCAELGAEILDCAAAVLAPGGQLVYSTCTFAPEEDEGQVAAFLQRHPEFTLADALGNVDYTFGSEGEANRTGGLPLDVSKVRRIWPCQGGEGHFMARLIKAGTPRALPPEGEYTPEEQLWLAAAEAAGKKAKGKNGKPAKTPDARSARRENARACREAVQGSKRSREAQAGETSPAQSLAAWHEFAGQYFPALADRPAVVHGGGVLLPVPFPQTNLHVLRAGVFVGSVQKGRFVPEHHLFTAFGAQCTNCEQLTLADPRTTEYLSGREVEARTAADSWCCVTVDGWPLGGGKVSGGRVKNHYPKALRLL, translated from the coding sequence ATGCCTACAGAATATTTTGAGCAGCGGGAGCGTGCCCTGTTGGGAGAGCGGTTCGACGCACTGTACGCGGCCCCGCAGGAGACCGCCGAGCGCGGCGTGACGGTCTCGGCCCTGCGCACGACGCCGGAGCAGTTCGCCGCAAAGGCAGACTTTTCGCTGGAAGCATCACCCTTTTGCAAGGCGGCATTTGTGGTACACCAGCCGGACTTTAAGCCCGGGCGGCATCCGTACCACCATGCAGGCGTGTTTTACTCGCAGGAGCCGTCGGCGTCCTCGGCAGCGCCGCTGCTGGGCGTGCGGCCCGGAATGCGCGTGCTGGACATGTGTGCAGCCCCCGGCGGCAAAAGCAGTCAGCTGGCGGCGGCATTGCAGGGGCGCGGTGTGCTGGTGAGCAACGAATATGTTGCGGCCCGTGCGGATATCCTGAAAAGCAATCTGGAACGCATGGGCGTGTCCAATGCGGTGGTGCTCAATGAGTCGCCCGCCCGCATTGCGGACGCTCTGCCGGAGTTTTTTGACCGTGTTCTGGTGGATGCACCCTGTTCCGGCGAGGGCATGTTCCGCAAGGAGCCGGTGGCTCGTCAGCAGCATTGTGAAGCGCTGGTGAAGCAGTGTGCTGAGCTGGGCGCGGAAATTCTGGACTGTGCAGCCGCCGTGCTGGCCCCGGGCGGGCAGCTGGTTTATTCCACCTGCACCTTTGCGCCGGAGGAGGACGAGGGACAGGTGGCGGCATTCCTGCAGCGCCACCCGGAGTTCACACTTGCAGATGCCTTGGGAAATGTGGACTATACCTTTGGCAGCGAGGGCGAAGCCAACCGCACCGGCGGTCTGCCGCTGGATGTGAGCAAGGTGCGGCGCATCTGGCCCTGTCAGGGCGGCGAGGGGCATTTTATGGCAAGGCTTATCAAGGCAGGCACGCCTCGCGCCCTGCCGCCGGAAGGAGAATACACCCCGGAGGAGCAGCTCTGGCTGGCCGCAGCGGAAGCCGCAGGCAAAAAGGCCAAGGGGAAGAACGGTAAGCCTGCCAAGACCCCGGACGCCCGCAGCGCCCGCCGCGAGAATGCCCGCGCCTGCCGTGAGGCGGTGCAGGGCAGCAAGCGCAGCCGCGAAGCACAGGCAGGGGAGACAAGCCCTGCCCAGAGCCTTGCAGCGTGGCATGAATTTGCCGGGCAGTATTTCCCGGCGCTGGCAGACCGCCCGGCTGTGGTGCATGGCGGCGGTGTGCTGCTGCCGGTGCCCTTCCCGCAGACGAACCTGCATGTGCTGCGGGCGGGCGTGTTCGTGGGCAGCGTGCAGAAGGGCCGCTTTGTGCCGGAGCACCACCTGTTCACGGCGTTCGGCGCGCAGTGTACGAACTGCGAGCAGCTGACCCTTGCCGACCCGCGCACGACAGAGTACCTTTCCGGCCGTGAGGTGGAGGCCCGCACTGCCGCAGACAGCTGGTGCTGTGTGACGGTGGACGGCTGGCCGCTGGGCGGCGGCAAGGTGTCCGGCGGGCGGGTGAAAAACCACTACCCCAAGGCCCTGCGTCTGCTGTAA
- a CDS encoding Mini-ribonuclease 3 has translation MNESEKIDLRELSPLALAFVGDSVLELLVRQRLVEHHRLSAGKLNAEKVKYVSARAQFREEQLLEPLFTEDELAVFKRGRNASKASVAKHASPEEYRASTGFECLLGWLYLNGQLSRVHELFDTLWQQFDPNEK, from the coding sequence ATGAACGAATCAGAAAAGATCGACCTGCGGGAGCTCAGCCCGTTGGCGCTGGCCTTTGTGGGTGACAGCGTGCTGGAACTGCTGGTGCGTCAGCGGCTGGTGGAGCATCACCGCCTGTCTGCCGGAAAGCTCAACGCAGAAAAGGTCAAATATGTTTCGGCCCGGGCACAGTTCCGGGAGGAACAGCTGTTGGAGCCGCTGTTCACCGAGGACGAACTGGCTGTGTTCAAGCGGGGCCGCAACGCCAGCAAGGCCAGTGTGGCAAAGCATGCATCCCCTGAGGAATACCGCGCTTCCACCGGTTTCGAGTGCCTGCTGGGCTGGCTGTATCTGAATGGGCAGCTGAGCCGTGTGCATGAGCTGTTTGATACGCTCTGGCAGCAGTTTGACCCCAACGAAAAATAA
- the obgE gene encoding GTPase ObgE translates to MAAQTNFIDIATIWLHAGKGGDGAVSFHREKFVAAGGPDGGDGGRGGDIIFVVDDHLTTLMDFRYKRKYVAPEGGKGGASLCHGKNAENLVIKVPLGTVIKDAESGLVIADLSDHIPVTIAKGGRGGYGNAHFATPTRQIPKFAKPGMPGEDIQVTLELKLIADVGLIGFPNVGKSTLISTISAAKPKIANYHFTTLVPTLGVVSVAEGASFVCADIPGLIEGASEGIGLGHDFLRHVERCRLLLHVVDVSGSECREPIEDFEKINEELAKFSPVLAERPQIVIGNKCDLATEEQIEDFRKYVEAKGLTFVPISAATMQGVKELPGLVYNRLKDIPPVPVFAPEYKKPEPKANDRAFEIKRMEAHVWSVEAPWLEYILAGSNVDDYESLQFFQRQLGESGILDALVEKGVQENDTILIGDYQFDYIF, encoded by the coding sequence ATGGCAGCACAAACCAACTTTATCGACATCGCCACGATATGGCTCCACGCGGGCAAGGGCGGCGACGGTGCGGTGAGCTTTCACCGTGAAAAATTCGTGGCCGCTGGCGGCCCGGACGGCGGCGATGGCGGCCGCGGCGGCGACATTATTTTTGTGGTGGACGATCACCTGACCACCCTGATGGACTTCCGCTATAAGCGCAAGTATGTGGCCCCGGAGGGCGGCAAGGGCGGCGCCAGCCTGTGCCACGGCAAAAACGCGGAGAACCTTGTCATCAAGGTGCCGCTGGGCACCGTCATCAAGGACGCCGAGAGCGGCCTTGTCATTGCGGACCTGTCCGATCACATCCCTGTCACCATCGCAAAGGGCGGCCGCGGCGGTTACGGCAATGCGCATTTTGCCACGCCCACCCGCCAGATCCCCAAGTTTGCAAAGCCCGGTATGCCCGGCGAGGACATTCAGGTGACGCTGGAGCTGAAACTGATCGCCGATGTGGGCCTGATCGGCTTCCCCAATGTGGGCAAGTCCACCCTCATCTCCACCATCAGCGCAGCCAAGCCCAAGATCGCAAACTACCACTTCACCACGCTGGTGCCCACGCTGGGTGTCGTGTCCGTGGCAGAGGGCGCAAGCTTTGTCTGCGCCGATATCCCCGGCCTGATTGAGGGTGCCAGCGAGGGCATCGGTCTGGGCCACGACTTCCTGCGCCATGTGGAGCGCTGCCGCCTGCTGCTGCATGTGGTGGACGTCTCCGGCAGCGAGTGCCGTGAGCCCATCGAGGATTTTGAGAAGATCAACGAGGAACTGGCAAAGTTCAGCCCTGTGTTGGCTGAGCGTCCGCAGATCGTCATTGGCAACAAGTGCGATCTGGCCACCGAGGAGCAGATCGAGGATTTCCGCAAGTATGTGGAAGCCAAGGGCCTGACCTTTGTGCCCATCTCTGCAGCCACCATGCAGGGCGTGAAGGAACTGCCGGGCCTCGTGTATAACCGCCTGAAGGATATCCCGCCGGTGCCGGTGTTTGCTCCCGAGTACAAGAAGCCCGAACCCAAGGCCAACGACCGTGCGTTTGAGATCAAGCGCATGGAAGCCCATGTGTGGAGCGTGGAAGCCCCGTGGCTGGAATACATTCTGGCCGGCAGCAATGTGGACGACTACGAAAGCCTGCAGTTCTTCCAGCGTCAGCTGGGAGAGAGCGGCATTCTGGATGCTCTGGTGGAAAAGGGCGTGCAGGAGAACGATACCATCCTCATCGGCGATTACCAGTTCGATTATATCTTCTAA
- the rpmA gene encoding 50S ribosomal protein L27 — protein MAHKKGVGSTKNGRDSAAQRLGTKRADGQFVLAGNILVRQRGTHIMPGENVGKGSDDTLFALVDGTVRFERVGKNGKKCSVKQ, from the coding sequence ATGGCACATAAAAAGGGCGTAGGCAGCACCAAGAACGGCCGCGATTCCGCAGCACAGCGTCTGGGCACCAAGCGTGCAGACGGTCAGTTCGTTCTGGCCGGCAACATCCTGGTTCGTCAGCGTGGCACCCACATCATGCCGGGTGAGAACGTTGGCAAGGGCAGCGATGATACCCTGTTTGCTCTGGTGGACGGTACCGTCCGTTTTGAGCGCGTGGGCAAGAACGGCAAGAAGTGCAGCGTCAAGCAGTAA
- the rplU gene encoding 50S ribosomal protein L21, with product MYAIIVTGGKQYRVEQGDIVYIEKLDVEADSEVKFDQVLAIGEEGSVKVGAPVVEGATVSAKVIKNGKGKKLNIITYRAKKHSARRMGHRQPFTKVEITAING from the coding sequence ATGTACGCAATCATTGTTACCGGCGGTAAGCAGTACCGCGTGGAGCAGGGCGACATCGTCTACATCGAAAAGCTGGACGTTGAGGCCGACTCCGAAGTGAAGTTTGATCAGGTTCTCGCTATTGGCGAGGAGGGTTCTGTGAAGGTTGGCGCTCCTGTTGTTGAGGGTGCTACCGTTTCTGCTAAGGTCATCAAGAATGGCAAGGGCAAGAAGCTGAACATCATCACCTATCGCGCAAAGAAGCACAGTGCTCGCCGTATGGGCCATCGTCAGCCCTTCACCAAGGTTGAGATCACTGCGATCAACGGCTAA
- the lgt gene encoding prolipoprotein diacylglyceryl transferase encodes MTNLVQFPGLGLSFELNRVAFSIGGFSIYWYGVCIAFGICLALVFAFRHSIEFGVDPDSMVDVILIGIVLGIVSARAYYVAMAPFKYESIWEMIAVRDGGLAIYGGIIGGFVFGGLACKWRGVPVLPMFDLTAMGFLLGQGCGRWGNFFNQEAFGCNTTLPWGMYSEATRAYLMGSTVTAQSGVTIDPNLPVHPTFLYESIWCFVGFLLLFRYIKKRRFNGDIALRYMIWYGAGRFWIEALRTDSLMLVPSIGLRASQLVAGIAVVAGLAAEIYFTHKFRDKPLMVELALNADNKAAMKKLDGPIAFAGSKTQLLASSPRKLFVERTEAYNAEVKRTIAESGKAEK; translated from the coding sequence ATGACAAATCTGGTACAGTTCCCGGGCCTTGGCCTGAGCTTTGAGCTCAACCGTGTGGCCTTTTCCATCGGTGGATTCAGCATTTACTGGTATGGTGTGTGCATCGCGTTTGGCATCTGTCTGGCGCTGGTGTTCGCGTTCCGTCACAGCATCGAGTTCGGCGTGGACCCGGACAGCATGGTGGATGTGATCCTGATCGGCATCGTGCTGGGCATTGTCAGCGCCCGCGCCTACTATGTAGCCATGGCACCTTTTAAATATGAGAGCATCTGGGAGATGATCGCGGTCCGCGACGGTGGTCTGGCCATCTACGGCGGTATCATCGGCGGCTTTGTGTTCGGAGGCCTTGCCTGCAAATGGCGGGGCGTGCCGGTGCTGCCCATGTTCGACCTGACCGCCATGGGCTTTCTGCTGGGGCAGGGCTGCGGCCGCTGGGGCAACTTCTTTAATCAGGAGGCCTTTGGCTGCAACACCACCCTGCCGTGGGGCATGTACAGCGAGGCTACCAGAGCATACCTCATGGGCAGTACGGTCACAGCCCAGAGCGGCGTGACCATCGATCCGAACCTGCCGGTGCATCCCACCTTCCTGTATGAGAGCATCTGGTGCTTCGTGGGCTTCCTCCTGCTGTTCCGCTACATCAAAAAGCGCAGATTCAACGGCGACATCGCCCTGCGGTATATGATCTGGTACGGTGCAGGCCGCTTCTGGATCGAAGCACTGCGCACCGACAGTCTGATGCTGGTGCCTTCTATTGGCCTGCGGGCGTCCCAGCTGGTGGCAGGTATCGCCGTGGTGGCAGGCCTTGCGGCAGAGATCTACTTTACCCATAAGTTCAGGGACAAGCCCCTGATGGTGGAGCTGGCTTTGAACGCTGATAATAAAGCGGCCATGAAAAAGCTGGACGGGCCCATCGCCTTTGCAGGCAGCAAGACCCAGCTGCTGGCTTCCAGCCCGCGCAAGCTTTTCGTGGAGCGCACCGAAGCGTATAACGCCGAAGTAAAACGCACCATCGCGGAAAGCGGAAAGGCGGAAAAATAA
- the yfmH gene encoding EF-P 5-aminopentanol modification-associated protein YfmH, which produces MPQNDQTLLEKTVADQWKILPSGLTVIVRPMPGYSSTHVIFATRFGSIDRDFRLDGKEVHLPAGVAHFLEHKMFEDQDGDAFAKYAKTGANANAFTSFDRTCYLFTATQQLDESLDVLLGMVTHPYFTEQTIAKEQGIIGQEIKMYDDSPDWRLITGLFECLYHSHPIRSDIAGTVESIAEITPEMLYDSCKAFYAPGNMVLAAAGNTTMEQILAACERHGLTEPRTAEGVRRLWTPEPMTLATAEKTLKMPVSKPCFGVGFKEEPLPSGDLRTEALYDLILSCITGGMSPLYRRLYDEGLVNPGFGGEVLRVDGCCCILFTGESDAPDAVKQMLLDEIARIRAEGVDREIFTLCKNEKYGQLIENLENVEDSASQMADFALSGQTVAQQIAMLAGLTAEDADAALQHILSTERMAVMYIQPDGTAPLAEDEEEAE; this is translated from the coding sequence ATGCCGCAGAATGATCAGACCCTGCTGGAAAAGACCGTGGCCGATCAGTGGAAGATCCTGCCCTCCGGCCTGACCGTCATCGTGCGGCCTATGCCGGGCTATTCCAGCACCCATGTCATTTTTGCCACCCGCTTTGGCTCCATCGACCGGGATTTCCGACTGGACGGAAAAGAAGTGCACCTGCCCGCAGGCGTGGCACACTTCCTCGAGCACAAGATGTTCGAGGATCAGGACGGGGATGCCTTTGCAAAGTACGCAAAGACTGGTGCGAACGCCAATGCCTTCACCAGCTTTGACCGCACCTGCTATCTGTTCACCGCGACCCAGCAGCTGGACGAGAGTCTGGATGTGCTGCTGGGCATGGTGACCCACCCCTATTTTACCGAGCAGACCATCGCCAAGGAGCAGGGCATCATCGGGCAGGAAATCAAAATGTACGACGACAGCCCGGACTGGCGGCTCATCACCGGCCTGTTCGAGTGCCTGTACCACAGCCACCCCATCCGCAGTGATATCGCGGGCACGGTGGAGAGCATTGCGGAAATTACGCCCGAAATGCTCTACGACAGCTGCAAAGCGTTCTATGCACCGGGCAACATGGTTCTGGCAGCGGCTGGCAATACCACCATGGAGCAAATTTTAGCCGCCTGCGAGCGCCATGGTCTGACGGAGCCCCGCACGGCAGAGGGTGTGCGGCGCCTTTGGACGCCGGAGCCCATGACGCTGGCCACAGCGGAAAAAACGCTGAAGATGCCGGTGTCCAAGCCCTGCTTCGGCGTGGGCTTCAAGGAAGAGCCGCTGCCGTCCGGCGACCTGCGCACCGAAGCGCTGTATGATCTGATCCTGAGCTGCATCACCGGCGGCATGTCACCGCTGTACCGCCGCCTGTACGACGAAGGCCTTGTGAACCCGGGCTTTGGCGGGGAAGTGCTGCGGGTGGACGGCTGCTGCTGCATCCTGTTCACCGGCGAGAGCGACGCCCCCGATGCCGTGAAGCAGATGCTTCTGGACGAGATCGCCCGCATCCGCGCAGAAGGCGTGGACCGGGAGATCTTTACCCTGTGCAAGAACGAAAAATACGGCCAGCTGATCGAAAACCTCGAAAATGTGGAGGATTCGGCCAGTCAGATGGCAGATTTTGCCCTCTCCGGCCAGACGGTGGCCCAGCAGATCGCCATGCTGGCGGGCCTGACCGCAGAGGATGCGGATGCAGCACTGCAGCACATCCTCAGCACAGAGCGCATGGCGGTCATGTATATCCAGCCGGACGGCACTGCGCCGCTGGCAGAGGACGAGGAGGAAGCAGAATGA
- a CDS encoding M16 family metallopeptidase: MKRTLIAPGVHLSCDPAEKFNRCRISIHFAFPAKRETATAHALLPLVMERGYADCPDMTRLTKRLAKLYGADLTVDARPMGCSHNLCVSVTGIKDKFALEGEELTREYASIALGAAFHPYFVGGTFDPEAVGIEKQMLKKALEDEINDKRLYCLHQANREFFGDSPASVRQEGYLEEVDDLTPEQLTAAYYEMLRTANIELLVLGCDAAQTAAVRDALLAELAAIDRAPLPLAENIAMPRREPVHRVETYDMVQAKLCMLFTLGEPMRTEQLAAVRLAMALYGGSVTSRLFLNVRERDHLCYYCSSSFQSFTGSMAVNSGVEHADAARAEQAILKELADLCSGPITDEELEDCRLGLLSGMQGVEDTLGGIETWYYIEVLRSGGDPAKVQTPAEARAALQAVTRDDVRAILRKLTLSVSYLLTKEVDAHAAE; this comes from the coding sequence TTGAAACGTACTCTCATTGCGCCGGGCGTGCACCTTTCCTGCGACCCGGCGGAAAAATTCAACCGCTGCCGCATCAGCATCCATTTTGCCTTTCCGGCAAAGCGGGAGACCGCCACGGCACATGCACTTTTGCCCCTTGTGATGGAGCGCGGCTATGCCGACTGCCCGGACATGACCCGACTGACCAAAAGGCTGGCCAAGCTCTACGGTGCAGATCTCACGGTGGATGCCCGGCCCATGGGCTGCAGCCACAATCTGTGCGTCAGCGTCACCGGCATCAAGGATAAATTTGCGCTGGAAGGCGAAGAACTGACGCGGGAATATGCATCCATTGCACTGGGCGCGGCCTTCCACCCCTATTTTGTGGGCGGAACCTTTGACCCGGAGGCCGTGGGCATTGAAAAGCAGATGCTGAAAAAGGCGCTGGAAGATGAGATTAACGATAAGCGCCTGTACTGCCTGCATCAGGCCAACCGGGAATTCTTTGGCGACAGCCCGGCAAGCGTGCGGCAGGAGGGCTATCTGGAAGAGGTGGACGACCTGACGCCGGAACAGCTTACCGCGGCTTATTACGAGATGCTGCGGACCGCGAACATTGAGCTGCTTGTGCTGGGCTGCGACGCCGCGCAGACGGCAGCCGTGCGGGATGCCCTGCTGGCCGAACTTGCCGCCATCGACCGGGCTCCACTGCCGCTGGCCGAGAACATTGCCATGCCGCGCCGCGAGCCTGTGCACAGGGTAGAAACCTACGATATGGTGCAGGCAAAGCTGTGTATGCTGTTCACACTGGGCGAGCCCATGCGCACCGAACAGCTGGCAGCAGTCCGCCTTGCCATGGCGCTGTATGGCGGCAGCGTGACCAGCCGCCTGTTCCTGAATGTGCGCGAGCGTGACCATTTGTGTTACTACTGCTCGTCCTCGTTCCAGAGCTTTACCGGCAGCATGGCTGTGAACAGCGGCGTGGAGCACGCCGACGCTGCCCGCGCCGAGCAGGCTATCCTGAAGGAGCTGGCCGACCTGTGCAGCGGGCCCATCACCGATGAGGAGCTGGAGGACTGCCGCCTGGGACTGCTGAGCGGGATGCAGGGCGTGGAGGATACGCTGGGCGGCATTGAGACATGGTACTATATCGAGGTGCTGCGCAGCGGCGGCGACCCTGCCAAAGTCCAAACGCCTGCCGAGGCCCGCGCCGCTTTGCAGGCTGTGACCCGGGATGATGTGCGCGCGATCCTGCGCAAGCTGACCCTCTCGGTCAGCTATCTGCTCACAAAGGAGGTGGACGCCCATGCCGCAGAATGA
- a CDS encoding D-alanyl-D-alanine carboxypeptidase family protein — translation MEPTSKKTVKPRMTREQYMRRKRLRLARNWALLILICAAIVALMTRGILWLLPKANALLAGPRSFEAASYSGTGYTFDADDARLILVNANLPFAGEPSPTLAPANEDGTIQLEAEAADAYRQMSAAAAEDGVALVLSAGYQDADARTAAYEAQKQQYLEKGKTEEEAASLSADIQLPAECNEHGTGYAADILSSDYPDRDTGFDTTRAYEWLTAYAAEYGFILRYPEDRQAATGVVFEPWHWRYVGTENALAIRASGLSLEEFLALQKAS, via the coding sequence ATGGAACCAACCAGCAAAAAAACTGTAAAGCCCCGTATGACCCGTGAGCAATACATGCGCCGCAAGCGCCTGCGTCTGGCCCGCAACTGGGCGCTCCTGATCCTGATCTGTGCTGCCATCGTGGCCCTGATGACCCGGGGCATCCTCTGGCTGCTGCCCAAAGCAAACGCTCTGCTTGCCGGGCCCCGGAGCTTTGAAGCTGCCAGCTACAGCGGCACCGGCTACACCTTTGATGCCGACGATGCGCGGCTTATACTGGTAAACGCCAATCTGCCCTTTGCCGGGGAACCGTCGCCGACCCTTGCCCCGGCCAATGAGGATGGCACCATCCAGCTGGAAGCGGAGGCTGCCGATGCCTACCGGCAGATGTCTGCCGCAGCGGCAGAGGATGGCGTTGCGCTGGTGCTGTCCGCAGGCTATCAGGACGCAGATGCCCGGACCGCAGCCTATGAGGCACAGAAGCAGCAGTATCTGGAAAAGGGCAAGACCGAGGAGGAAGCCGCCAGCCTGTCCGCAGACATCCAGCTGCCTGCAGAATGCAATGAGCATGGCACCGGTTATGCGGCGGATATCCTCAGCAGCGACTACCCGGACCGTGACACCGGCTTTGATACGACCCGCGCCTACGAGTGGCTGACCGCTTATGCCGCGGAATACGGCTTCATCCTGCGCTACCCGGAAGACCGGCAGGCCGCGACCGGCGTGGTGTTCGAGCCGTGGCACTGGCGGTATGTGGGTACAGAAAATGCCCTTGCCATCCGGGCCAGCGGCTTGAGTCTGGAAGAATTTCTTGCCTTGCAGAAGGCATCATAA
- a CDS encoding aspartate kinase — MALIVQKFGGSSVKDRDRIFNVARIVANTHNAGNDVVVVVSAQGDTTDDLIAKAGEITHNPSAREMDMLLATGEQISISLLAMALNELGCHAISLTGWQAGFRTDRAYTKARISRLETERISSELERNRVVVVAGFQGLNKLDDITTLGRGGSDTSAVAIAAALHADRCQIYTDVEGVYTADPRKVRNTRKLEEITFDEMLELASLGAQVLNNRSVELAKKYNVELEVLSSLNPVPGTVVKEVTKDMEGMLIKGVAKDADVAVITILNVPDEPGMSFKIFGLLAQKNINVDIILQSTGRDGKKDISFTCSEGEADLAMRVLKESAHFNDVSVDTTCAKVSIVGAGMQSHSGVASKMFEALSNNNINIKMISTSEIKISCIIDRGDADKAVSAIHDMLFD, encoded by the coding sequence ATGGCGTTGATCGTACAGAAGTTCGGCGGTTCTTCGGTGAAGGACCGTGACCGTATCTTCAACGTGGCACGCATTGTGGCAAACACCCACAACGCGGGCAATGACGTAGTTGTGGTGGTGTCCGCTCAGGGCGATACCACCGATGACCTGATCGCCAAGGCTGGGGAGATCACCCACAACCCTTCGGCTCGTGAAATGGATATGCTGCTGGCTACCGGCGAGCAGATCAGCATTTCGCTGCTGGCCATGGCGCTGAATGAGCTGGGCTGCCATGCCATCAGCCTGACCGGCTGGCAGGCAGGCTTCCGCACCGACCGCGCCTACACCAAGGCACGCATCAGCCGTCTGGAGACCGAGCGTATCTCCTCGGAGCTGGAGCGCAACCGTGTTGTTGTTGTGGCTGGCTTCCAGGGGCTGAACAAGCTGGACGACATCACCACTCTGGGCCGCGGCGGTTCCGACACCAGTGCAGTTGCCATTGCAGCAGCCCTGCACGCAGACCGCTGCCAGATCTATACCGATGTGGAAGGCGTTTACACGGCCGACCCGCGCAAGGTGCGCAACACCCGCAAGCTGGAGGAGATCACCTTTGACGAGATGCTGGAGCTGGCATCTCTGGGCGCACAGGTGCTGAACAACCGCAGCGTGGAACTGGCGAAGAAGTATAATGTGGAGCTGGAGGTGCTCTCCAGCCTGAATCCCGTGCCCGGTACGGTGGTCAAGGAGGTTACGAAAGACATGGAAGGTATGCTGATCAAGGGCGTCGCAAAGGACGCTGATGTTGCTGTTATCACGATTCTGAACGTTCCCGACGAGCCGGGCATGAGCTTCAAGATCTTCGGTCTGCTGGCCCAGAAGAACATCAACGTGGACATCATCCTGCAGTCCACCGGCCGTGACGGCAAGAAGGATATCAGCTTTACCTGTTCTGAGGGCGAAGCCGATCTGGCCATGCGCGTGCTGAAGGAGAGCGCACACTTCAACGATGTGAGCGTGGACACCACCTGCGCAAAGGTCTCCATCGTGGGTGCCGGTATGCAGAGCCACAGCGGCGTTGCTTCCAAGATGTTTGAGGCACTGTCCAACAACAACATCAATATCAAGATGATCTCCACCAGTGAGATCAAGATCTCCTGCATCATCGACCGCGGGGATGCCGACAAGGCCGTTTCTGCGATCCACGATATGCTGTTTGACTGA